Genomic DNA from Prunus persica cultivar Lovell chromosome G1, Prunus_persica_NCBIv2, whole genome shotgun sequence:
CAGCTGCCTGAGGACCTTGGAACTCCAAAAAGCTTCATGCCTACATGCTCAGGCTATAGAAGTTTCACCAAATAAGGTGgaatggaagaaagtgaaggaaaatGGGAGAGGGTGGCTTGACAAAATTAAGGTTTTCAGCCCCTATAAAAGGAAGCACTTTCTACCTAGCAAAAACAACTCACCTTGGTCGCTGCTAGCCTCCCAGCAACCGTAAGAATTCATCGAAGGCAAGCATCCCCTCtggaacccttcaatttcatgctttattcttccatcttcctcttttctctctttcaaaaCCCACATCTagagagagcaagcatcaTCTCTCATCGCTGGAACCCTTTGATTTCAAGTCTTGTTCTTCCATTgcttcccattttctcttttgtcaAATCACCCAGGAGCTTGACGAAGCTTTCGTCAAGCTACTGGAAATATGCTAAAGCCACCCATGCTTctattttcttcctctctttccaTAAACACAGATCTAGAGAGCAATCATCACCTCTCATCCTTGAAACCCCTGCAATTTTGAGTCATATTCCTCCATCTCCTCCCATATTCTCTTCTGGAAATCGcagctctttctctctcatgctaaactcatgaatgctcAGCTCCCATGCTacaagcttctcatgccaaaccaagaatttatctgtaagtgACTGTTGGTTTTATTGGTAGAGAAGACCAAagtgtttcctaaggctcaGCTACCCTTTCGAAACACTCTTGGGATCTGATCCTTGAACTCAGACTCAAGGAGCAATTTCatacatgtttttcttttcggcAGCCCAAGCCCATTCATCAGGCTGCCGGAATAAAAAGACCCCTACACCTAGACACACACACTCTTGCATATCTACGCACTACTAACGTAGTATATTCGTTACATACTTCTCACTTGTAACACAAGAAGACTCGAATATCCTTTTTTcttgaataaaaaatcatactACACACCATCTttactaaaaaattaaaataaaaaaaatcatactaCCACGATACCATCATCCTCATGTATGTATAAAGCCATTTGTGATGGAACACGTTTTCCCAATattcatatttgttttctgCTTAAATTTACAGTTTGGAGGTAAATTccaaagaattgaaaaaacaaaaaaacaaaaaaacaaaaaaaaaaacaaaaaacaaaaaaaagaagaagaagaaaggaattaCAAGATTAGCGGTCCTTGATCCACGAATTATCCAACGGACTCAAATGCGTCAGTCAGGAACTGCTTTCACTGTCGCTGTCGCTGTATCTTCTTCATAAACCTCTCCCTCCATCGCCAAACCCAATCTTTTACAGCAAGGGTTTATCCAtatcccataaaccctaacaCAAAATCCCAAATGATACTCCATCGCTCAGCAACAACAATGCTTCCACTCTACAAACTATCGTCATCTCCCCCTAAACTCTTCTCTCAATTCAGATATTCCTACTCTGTTGTCTCCAATTCTTCATCTTCGTTCCGGATTAGCTTGCTTTGGCTGAGCCACCCCCGCCGTTTCGGAACCGTCACTACCGCCGCGTATCGGAAAGAAGGAGGAGATACGTTTTTCACTGAAGAAAGCGTTTCATGGACTTCCCTTGGAGTATCCGATAAGGTTTCTCAAGCTCTCTACAATGCCGGCCTCGGCCAACCATCTCTGATTCAGGTGCCAAGTTCAGTCCTAACCCTAATCTACTCTTTAATTTCTCGATGTATTGGTTCGATTTCTGAAATCATTTAAAAAGTTCGAactttttattgaaacttttgtttttgttttttgcattTTAGGCTGCTAGCATACCATCTATACTTTCAGGAAAGGATGTGGTGGTTGCAGCTGAAACTGGTAGTGGCAAAACGCATAGCTTCCTTGTCCCTCTAATTGATAAGCTATGCAATGAACAGAACGATTCTGCGAATATTGCTTCTTCTGATCAAGGAGTCTCCCAACCCCGCAAGATTTCTCTTGTTTTGTGTCCAAATGTAACACTGTCTGAGCAAGTGGTTCGGATGGCAGACGGTCTTTGTGACGAAAATGGCAAACCACTTCTAAGTGTTGTATCCCTATGTGGGAGACAGGTATTGATTGTTCTTATTATTCTGTTCTGGGTATAGAATTCTGTATTTATATGGTGTTACTTCTATTACTGAAGGATGcaattctttttctctttggctttgcgtattaattttttgtaatgaGGTTCTCACAAATAAGAAACTTTGACTGCAGGGATGGCGGGTTAATGAACCTGATATTATTGTTTCAACACCAGCTGCTCTTCTGAATAatattgacccaaaaaatttcCGTCGTACGGATTTTATACGGAGTGTAAAATATGTGGTATGTTTTAGTTTCATTCATACtctgcatgatttttttttgtcttcaaAATCGCATATGTGAAATTTCATGcatataaatagaaaaatcaCATGATTTATGACTCATATGGCATTTGCAGGTGTTTGATGAAGCGGATATGCTTCTCTCTGGGGGCTACCAGAATAAGGTTATCCGTCTCATACACATGCTCCGCTTTGACGAAAAGCTATTGTCACGGTCAAATGAACAAAATCTACCAGAATCTGAAACTTCATCACATTTCAGTTCAGAAGATGAAGACAATCTGCAGGATGAAGATTTGTCAGAAGAAGAGGGAGATGCTGTGGAAAATGATGACTTAGATGAGGAGCTAGAGGCAGGGCATGTCAAAAGTACAGACTGGAGGAGAGTGAGAAAAGTTTATAAGCGCAGTAAACAATACATTTTTGTTGCAGCCACTCTTCCAGTAAATGGAAAGAGAACTGCCGGGGCAGTGTTGAAAAAGATGTTTCCCGAGGCCAATTGGGTTAGTGGAAACTACCTCCATTGTCACAACCCCAGGTACACCATGTTTTAGCTACCAGTTACTGTCTGTAATTTTCTTTACCTCCTCACTAGTCAACTGTTGTGTTGTGTTCATTTCACAACATTTTTTGGTTGCTTCTGTTATATTTCAGATTAAAGCAAAGGTGGATTGAAGTTACTTTTGATACTCAAGTGGATGAACTTATAAAGGCTGTGAAGCATGGATTTGAGTCGAGATCAGTTTCTGGTCAGTGCCGAACAATGGTATTTGCAAATACTGTGGAGGCTGTGGAATCAGTGGCAAAGATATTGATGAGAGGTGGCATTGAATGCTACCATTACCATAAAGATTGCTCCTTGGAAGACCGAGCAAAGACATTGGCTGATTTCCAAGAGAAAGGTGGTATTCTTGTGTGCACAGATGCTGCTGCACGTGGCATTGACATTCCAAACGTATCACATGTTATCCAGGTGCGTCttagtttttaaataattagcTTGAAGACCAACAAAAAACAttagttttggttttggggtggggaAGGTGGTGTTGGTGTTGGGAAGGGACAAATGAATTCCCCAATTACTTGCTGCAGGCCGCTTGAGACTCTAGATGGAACTCTGGATGATTTTTTTCCTCATTCATTATGTGCTCTCTGACACTATTTTATCTAGCATGCTTTcttaagatatatatatatatatatatttgttctaGTTGTGATCTATTTATTCATTGGCCTCTGTGATGCTATTTATTAGTAGTATGAACAGGAGCTAACACTTGGCATTGTTTACTTATCCAGGCAGATTTTGCCACTTCTGCTGTGGATTTTATACACAGGGTTGGTCGAACAGCCAGAGCTGGTCAATACGGACTTGTAACTAGCATGTATACTGAATCCAACCGAGATCTGGTTGCTGCAGTTCGTCGAGCAGGGGAACTTAGTCAGCCTGTGGTAACTACTGAAACTTGCTATTTCCAACAAGATATGCCTGGTTGTGATTCAACAGTTTTGCAACCTCCTAGTCCTGGATTTTAGATAATGAATTGCATATGTTTATGTTTCTAGTGTTCTGGTTGACGATGGAATCTTTTAGTTGCACCTTGGTAACTAGTTTGCTTTCTTATTACAGGAGACAGCATTTAGCAGGAAAAGAAGCTTTCGAAATAAGCTTAAGAAAAGAGGTAAAGTTCAGATCTTCAACTgtgtaaaattaaaaatcagaaGTCAagatgaaaaaattaaaaataaatcaagtgTACACCCTGCAAAATCTGTAGTAAAGCAGAATTTGAGTTTTGGTTCACTTGCATCTTCAatggttttgttatgattaGGGACAGATTGGTTATGATATATAGGGGGCCTGATTCtatcatttttgttctttcagcAGCTTTGCAAAGGATCACAGATTCACGAGCTGATGAAGAGCGTGTTCTAGCATAGAATGGCTAGGTTAGTGGAACAAACTTGCATCTTGAATAATTTTGTTATGATAGATTTCATGTTGGTTATGATATACGGGACTGACtatcatttttatattttagcaGGTTTTACGAAAATCAAGCTCATTAGATGTTGATGAGGATGTTCTAGCATAAAAAAGCAGGTTGTGAGGATATTTATGTGTAAAGAAGCATACACCGTTGATCTTTAtagattttttacttttttcaacaatgattttgtgcttcagtaACTTCTCAATTGCATTTGATTATTAATATGGAAATGACACAAGATGAATCTGTCACTCTCTCTCATAAAAACAAGGTAAGAAATTTAAGTTGAAGAAAAAGTCTTTtacatataaaaataggaGCTAAAAACACGACAACGAACACAATCAACCACTTTATGCTTGACTTTCTCACACATACCAGTCATAATAAAGTTTAATCTGTGGCATTCAAGAATTGCTTTGCCTCTCCTTTCTTGTTAGCAAGCCTCAAATGCTCAACAAATCCAGTAATATTCTTGTCAGAGCTCCCCCCTTCACTAAATTCTTTCTTAGCCAACTCCCTCCACATACTTGAATTCTTCCTAATCTCTTggcttctctctccctccattACTTTCTTCAAACACCCAACAAACTCTTCTTTCCTCACAACACCCTGCTCATCTTCTTTGGCTCTGACCCCAACCTCCCATATCTCCTCCACGAACTTAGCATTAGTGAGCTGGTCGGTCCACTGCGGCACTGCCACCATAGGCACTCCGAGGCTAAGCCCTTCAAGTATTGAGTTCCAGCCACAATGAGTCACAAAGCACCCAATAGCTTCGTGTGCAAGTGCTTCTAGCTGGTTGCACCATGTCACAAACAGACCCTTTTCCTTTGCTGAGTCAGAGATTTCTTTGGGCAATTTGCTGCGTTCAGATTCTCTCACCACCCACAAGAAATGCACCCCACTTTCTTTCAACCCCATTGCTAACTCTTCCATCTGCTTTTCTGTCAAAGACACCATACTTCCAAAGGAGACATAAACAACCGATTTGGGTGGCTTTGCTTCTAACCATTTGGTGCATTCTTCGCCAAGAGGCTTCCATAGGCTTGCTCCATATCCTCTATCTCCCGTAATCTGCCCATCCAAATAAGCTGAAGGGACCATGGGGCCAATCAACTTCCCAGAGAACAGCTTTGATAATCCGTTTGCAGCCTTTCATTGAACTAAAATTAGAATTGGAATTTGGCAACATGATATTTAATTGAGCAGCTAGCACAAATGCATGCAATGCTGATAAGAAAGCTCGCTTATGGACACCAAATGCCTAGCATATGTACTTGATTCATGGAAAGAGATTGATAGtctaacaacataacatgtcaAGTTGTCTAGATTAGCATTCGTACCTGGCCTTCTAGTGCCTCGAATGTGTTTACAAAGACCCAATCAGCCCTGTCCAAGTCAGGAAACTGGTTCAGTTTCATCTTCAAGTAAGCTGGGTAGCTATCTGGCTTCTTAAGAAAAGTAGGCAGGTCAGGAAAGTTGAGTGGAGGCAGGCCAGGAACGAACAAGGGCATATCTTCCAGCTTACATGGAAGAGAAAGCAAGCCATGATGAATGCGGCAAAAAATGCTGCACACCGTGGCCGAATTGGTAAAGAATGAAGCTCCATATATGCGACGCTTCTTGGCCACATCAAGAGCCCATGGTAAAAAAGAATCATAAACTACACAATTGACTGGAAAGTCGGAGTTTTGGTATTTATCCAAGACTTGAGATAGGGTTCTTGAGCCATTGGTTTTGAATGATTGAAGGAAAGTGTCCTCATCTGTGGCTTGAGCAAAGCCGGCCTGGTCGAACCCATCGGAGATGGGCTCGATCCCCACGTTCGGGACACAAATGGAGTTGACAGTGTAACTGGTTGTGGCCAATGTTGCCTTGACGCCTTTAGAGGCCAGGCGTTTTGCAAACTGAAGGAGAGGGTTGATGTGGCCTTGGCTTGGATATGGAAGCACCACAACATGACCTCTATATTCGTTATGATGATTCTccatttcttttgcttctgTTCTGTGCTTGGTTTCTTCTAACACTGGCGCTGTTTATTTATAAGCTACCAGAACTACCATCCCATTGTGTCATGATAAAAGGTAAGGGCAaacactattcatgtgaatagtgactACTCTAGCAATTTTTTGATGTATTTCCACCCACAATTGCCATGACAACGCAAGGGCAATCACTATTTACATGAGATATGATGAGAAGAATTTGTATGgattttggtgtgggaagtgaagaatGTGGCTAGGTAGttatagaagaaaaattctgaattttttggtattttgtttttagtgtTTAAATTGGCCATTGACATCACGCTAATGTCAACATGACGTCAACTTGTCCAAACAAGTCTTCCCTTCGGCAAGGTTTACAAATATTgccatgtatatattttaaaacagaaattaaatatttgtttgcAGTTGGACTTAtattatgaaataaaatttgaaatttgaaaaacagaaaagaaaaaaaatttattcgcAACCGCTGCCCCTCCCCTAAAACCCCACTACGTTCCAAGGatgccatctctctctctcttcctcttcctccccGTCTCTTTCCCTCTTCACCATTGCCACCAGCGTCCAAACCCTCATCTTCCTTTATTCCCCTTTCTCTGAAATTGATCTTGACAATCTTTGCCATCATCATACTATTTCCAAACCCAGATGCAATACTGTAACTCCTTGGTAACAATTACTTCAATCAATACAATACTGTTGTAAAGTGAGAGATGAAGCCCACATGAATGATGTATTAGTCAAAAGCTTAATGATGATGTTGGAAGCTTAGTCAAAAGCTTAATGATAATGTTGGAAGCTTAATGATAATGTTGGGTAATGAAGCCATCcaatttgcctataaataggcttgctcattcaATTGTAGAACACACCAAaggagaaaagaggaaagaaaggaagagaagaaatgaaGAGTGAGAGGAAACaattttaatcgtattttattcgttaaagctccgattcgagctcacttcgtgtctatgaactcatttcgtcgtgctctacgcaacggtgtatgtggacttgtcaaattccttttcggtcaaaaagtcaactttgagttcataatttagtcaaagggcaaaattgtctttccgcataataaattactaattaaatatgaattttaggtttgggtctttACACTTTTCATActctcttattttatttctataacacgttatcagcacaaAAGTCTCTCCCCTTTACTTCTAAATTTTCTCAGCTCAACATTatgtggttatttatttttctcctctctgtcatatattatatttatttgctCTTGTATTACTAACCACTAataaaaatggacccttggtaatagtaaacatattatcagtggaaGGCCGTTAATAATACTacacttttcttattttattcagtggtggttttatccccacatttactttatttcccgtatggtgtaggtttattacccatacaatttatttactgtatggtgtaggtttattactcatacaatttatttactgtatgatgtaattttattacccatacaacaatatttatttaaaagtgtggtgcgggtttatcttCCACACTACTGCCtttattcttatttaaaagtatggagtaGAATTAATGCTCATACAATCACATTTACTTTATCacacatttactttattatttaaagtatggtgcagAATTAACGTTCATACACGAGGCAATTTAacttatgaatttactttatcgcacatttacttttacttaaagtatgacgtggaattaaccctcatactttatgaatttactttatcgcacatttactttcatttaaagtatggtgcgggattaacgtccatatggcaagcaatttactttatgaatttactttacggcatatttacatttatttaaagtatggtgagggattatcgtccataccaataatttatttacaagtaatttaatatatgaatctattttatcgcacatttacatttatttaaagtatggtgcgggtttatcgtccataccatcaatttaatttatgaaattattttactgcacatttacatttatttaaagtatggtgcgggtttatcgtttataccagcaatttatttacaagcaatttattttatggattaattgtgcggtatgatgagtttttacagtatatagatcaggaccagaaactccttgatcctcatcatacaactacatcaggacttgaagatccttgatgatgatattgatatgagagctaGCAGTCTCTCCAatactgtatttgtaaacaggTGATCGGatttgaagatccttgatccttgacatATAAATAGGGACCTGGAGTTCTTTGATGATGTaatagtaccgtattggttaatagtgccgtacacatgaatagtaactATACTGGAAAATGTACTATATGCATGAATAGACACAAATTTCATGACTTGGTGAATAGtaccgtatacatgaatagtgatgtatgcataaatattaaccattttgggtaaaccgtcactatatacaaaagggaatatgcaattccttaaactcatggatgagcaattaaatgagatgccagaagttccttaaaacatggacaattatgtaagggcttgaagttccaaaatatatacaagaaattataaaaatgtccataccatgagaatatgtgattttggccctaTGTTCAAAATCTGACAATATTGAGAACATGAaagttccaacagttaaatggacaacccttgaggtattattgcaaattgttgtacaccacatatttctttggtaTAAGAAAATggtgaatttaataaagtttgattttgttaCAATCAACAcctcaagaaagaaatatattttgtgaattctggctgttaagaatacaccgtgaaatggataatatcaggataaacctcaaatgatgaattgaggctccccatatattttgttatattatatgatCTGGGCTGAAAGcaaatggatccaaatatatgagagatcccgAACCTAAAGTTTTGGGCATATAGTAGTTAATTCTCTTTACTACTATATTGcaatattatcatggcttttactcaatttatatttcatgccCATTTGAAAAGGGGAAATAAATTATGAGGTCATGTTTAGACCGAGCCAGAAGTTCTGGACTCACATGCAttgaaatatgtaattttgagagatttgatgtgattatttgaacctataaggcacaaggttccaaaccgtcattttaaaaagacgtaacaaccacaggtgcaagtttaataatttgcgcaattattataataggaaAGAAGACATACAACATAtagatttttccacctgcaaggAAAAGCAGGCTCTgcaaaatctataaaattacatttgttcTGGAGGCCTctgaaagaagatgacgactcctcttaagcttagccatgagcctctcgtggtctcccagaATCTTTTCATTGGAAACTTgtagcatgtctagccttctcagcgTATCAACGGAGtatgaactcaccagtttcaacaagacattattttcctctttatgtttctcaacctcctgttgagattcatgaagcattctctggagagacgaattttcagtggTCAGCTCCTGAACCTCATTTGCTCTaacacgcaaacgatcagtcatgttagaaacagaagcagcactctgaatgctaaaagccattgagtcatcaatagcctcttcatCTGACCTCATTgataacagcatttcatccattggaataaggaaattcctagctactatgacagcagtcgcatcattcatcatcacagaatcattaaccgtaagatgacgattttgggatacaaaggatggacgctaGACTTTGGCGTCACGAGTTGTGTTGGGagaaacatttaaatcaaGATGGTTTgggcaagaagaagaggaagccattttaagaaggtttcgaagaaagtcttagaaaaactgaagtttcaaaaaatgaaggaagttgagttgaaacgcagttgctccaatcaagttttgctgAGGCAATATCTACAGGCGAAAATATGGCTACGGTTTCCAAGATCTCAATATTAtctcggatccccatattctctttttctttcccagatttcAAAACTTCACGcagcctccattaatgtttgtcggcactttcggcgttttcaagtattattttggtcaaagccgatcttgctttgcggattgcacggagctactttttcaaaagcaccgAGAACCTTGCAAATTTTTATGGTTAATTTATTCACCGGTTttacctattcctcttatttgtgtataaatatgttactaacgaaattttctttccagaagacatccagttttctctaTACCTAGTGATGTGATATCCACTTGTTTTTCCTGTCAGTGAGCACTCTATGTGCTTGAGAAGtgagactatctctgatcatcaattcaggaagcaagactatctctgatcacgtttccgctacatcagggAAATGTAATGACGACCACATGCTCTGATCTCCTGgagttcttctagactaggagaaatgagagtttATTGTCTACTTTCATCAGCTTTCtcccctgattgcttaccttaccttgcaattaatatcacaatttttgtatcttttctttctttttataactctctgttcataagggattttatttctttagaacgaACATtcgaagaaagaatccatgaagtgatcctaactctgagggttatttgttttgacagaggcaaaagagttgtgatttttgctcttgcaggatataactagatcatcaagcattACATTGTATTTGTTGAATCGATACGAGCTTGGAAGATATTTGAGCAAAGtctctcccacctaaggatgtaagcaatacttatgttattttataCTTGTActcttattttgatattttgtacAACATCCTTGAAGGTGATAAGGCCGTTCCAGAAGAACACCATGCAAAGGACCATTCCAGAAGAATGACTTGCATTATAGATCGTTCCAGAAGAACGACTTGTATTATGAccattccaaaagaatggcttgtatcattctgatatgtattcatgaattattaatgcaaatttcatAGATTGCAAGTCGAATACATTAACGATACACTGCATAGATTAAAGTCTCATAAGAACAAAACATGGGTATAgtagtgatcaatatgatgcacgcctgttgcgtagcaaattatatgaatTGAAGTCTTggaaggacaatcctttaacatgtcaatattgatacgAAGCACGCCTAAtacgtagcaaattatatggtttaaagtcccagaaattaattgacatgtatttattaatctgtggcatgcctgcagtatgacaaatatatgagttctaaatgttccaactccctaaatggagattatccacaccctactgtaaaataacgctccattggaggttatgaTCTACATTATCACATAATTCATCTTATAAGAGATGTCTGTCTGGAAAGAGACAATAAAAGCCCCTcagaagtggcttgggtacccaaaagcaaagaaatgcttataattgatgcatgcgcatgcacatgagaatgatgtgatcatgaattgatgaatgaaaatttttgattttagagtaactactcaaatcatcaatgggctgtgttgattgaaACCACGTtctattattaaatgtcgacaatatcattggccaaaatggaaagaggcAACTCCActgtagatgagaatgaatgtgaaagaacaaacccacagtacgaaccacaaaatatgttaatactgaaagttatacttgggtgttcgaaataaaagggaatatacccactttgtatgacacaatgtttttggcagaaacaagaaatgttgggttttctctatatttacagattcaattgtgcccccttattgcacatttgcggagaccaacatgttatttTTAGGGGTTATTAGAAGCGATTCCccaaagatgtataaatagctgggttaaagctatataatgtgttataaagtttaatcccttaaacaaaatccctgaaagaattgcaattgcatgaagcaagtccctgaaggacatgtgcttgaagtaCAAAACCTGTACTCAATactaatgtgcataaattccctaagtgagtacattgattataatatgtttgcaacacattaaaactcctgaagagttcaagaaatatttgtcttgGCCTgaagatcgagcattatgccaacgagattcttgcttatactaagaagatattgaagtatttttatatggattatccgttgggcacttaaataattttctagAAGTATACTGGACCggatattatattttctatattGGGCTCagctccatcaccaccactttggaatgatgtgaggcatatttgatgcgaTCTCCGCAAAACACCATAtatgggcatattcttttcaagtgaacttacaaatagcccagaTTTTGTTAAATACGCGGACTCTGGAAATttctatggtcgcttactggaaaaaGTTAGTCATGAAGATTTCAAGAGGAGATTTTTCAGGGCGAGCATCCAACAATATTACAAGATTGACttacagaagcagtgtcaacatatgatcaacagtatggcttaaggatattttgccaagcatcaagggaagcgtgctatcaataaagaccttcacacactgtactttttttttttccttcgtccaggtttttatcccactgagtttttcctagcaagattttaacgaggcagtgtcgcacgcgtgttaatatacacagaattttatgttacccatggttatgtactcttttttcttcgattagggtttttcctagcaaggttttaacgaggcaacatGAGCGCATTTAACATTATCCTTATGTCCCAAATAAAGTTgtcctctttttccttcgcttaggttttttctcactgggtttttccaagcaaggttttaatgaggcaaccaatctagggacatgtggtttc
This window encodes:
- the LOC18794038 gene encoding UDP-glycosyltransferase 74B1 yields the protein MENHHNEYRGHVVVLPYPSQGHINPLLQFAKRLASKGVKATLATTSYTVNSICVPNVGIEPISDGFDQAGFAQATDEDTFLQSFKTNGSRTLSQVLDKYQNSDFPVNCVVYDSFLPWALDVAKKRRIYGASFFTNSATVCSIFCRIHHGLLSLPCKLEDMPLFVPGLPPLNFPDLPTFLKKPDSYPAYLKMKLNQFPDLDRADWVFVNTFEALEGQAANGLSKLFSGKLIGPMVPSAYLDGQITGDRGYGASLWKPLGEECTKWLEAKPPKSVVYVSFGSMVSLTEKQMEELAMGLKESGVHFLWVVRESERSKLPKEISDSAKEKGLFVTWCNQLEALAHEAIGCFVTHCGWNSILEGLSLGVPMVAVPQWTDQLTNAKFVEEIWEVGVRAKEDEQGVVRKEEFVGCLKKVMEGERSQEIRKNSSMWRELAKKEFSEGGSSDKNITGFVEHLRLANKKGEAKQFLNATD
- the LOC18792606 gene encoding DEAD-box ATP-dependent RNA helicase 22 isoform X2; the encoded protein is MILHRSATTMLPLYKLSSSPPKLFSQFRYSYSVVSNSSSSFRISLLWLSHPRRFGTVTTAAYRKEGGDTFFTEESVSWTSLGVSDKVSQALYNAGLGQPSLIQAASIPSILSGKDVVVAAETGSGKTHSFLVPLIDKLCNEQNDSANIASSDQGVSQPRKISLVLCPNVTLSEQVVRMADGLCDENGKPLLSVVSLCGRQGWRVNEPDIIVSTPAALLNNIDPKNFRRTDFIRSVKYVVFDEADMLLSGGYQNKVIRLIHMLRFDEKLLSRSNEQNLPESETSSHFSSEDEDNLQDEDLSEEEGDAVENDDLDEELEAGHVKSTDWRRVRKVYKRSKQYIFVAATLPVNGKRTAGAVLKKMFPEANWVSGNYLHCHNPRLKQRWIEVTFDTQVDELIKAVKHGFESRSVSGQCRTMVFANTVEAVESVAKILMRGGIECYHYHKDCSLEDRAKTLADFQEKGGILVCTDAAARGIDIPNVSHVIQADFATSAVDFIHRVGRTARAGQYGLVTSMYTESNRDLVAAVRRAGELSQPVETAFSRKRSFRNKLKKRALQRITDSRADEERVLA
- the LOC18792606 gene encoding DEAD-box ATP-dependent RNA helicase 22 isoform X1; amino-acid sequence: MILHRSATTMLPLYKLSSSPPKLFSQFRYSYSVVSNSSSSFRISLLWLSHPRRFGTVTTAAYRKEGGDTFFTEESVSWTSLGVSDKVSQALYNAGLGQPSLIQAASIPSILSGKDVVVAAETGSGKTHSFLVPLIDKLCNEQNDSANIASSDQGVSQPRKISLVLCPNVTLSEQVVRMADGLCDENGKPLLSVVSLCGRQGWRVNEPDIIVSTPAALLNNIDPKNFRRTDFIRSVKYVVFDEADMLLSGGYQNKVIRLIHMLRFDEKLLSRSNEQNLPESETSSHFSSEDEDNLQDEDLSEEEGDAVENDDLDEELEAGHVKSTDWRRVRKVYKRSKQYIFVAATLPVNGKRTAGAVLKKMFPEANWVSGNYLHCHNPRLKQRWIEVTFDTQVDELIKAVKHGFESRSVSGQCRTMVFANTVEAVESVAKILMRGGIECYHYHKDCSLEDRAKTLADFQEKGGILVCTDAAARGIDIPNVSHVIQADFATSAVDFIHRVGRTARAGQYGLVTSMYTESNRDLVAAVRRAGELSQPVETAFSRKRSFRNKLKKRAALQRITDSRADEERVLA